The following coding sequences are from one Eucalyptus grandis isolate ANBG69807.140 chromosome 11, ASM1654582v1, whole genome shotgun sequence window:
- the LOC108955996 gene encoding uncharacterized protein LOC108955996, producing the protein MIGSNEACGSKKQDIPNQGGEPDRVYTSLRAIVNEVASQLRKNSDEVLDPDPISYCIPEHYGGINASNIEAQSSPSSAKAKTRAKSTLVGEEIVSFVLPLDCQIGTDSSKNIQHQSSCEERLQEWHIECR; encoded by the exons ATGATTGGATCGAATGAAGCATGTGGTTCAAAGAAACAAGACATTCCGAATCAAGGAGGAGAACCCGACCGAGTGTATACATCACTTAGAGCAATAGTCAAT GAAGTTGCTTCACAATTGAGAAAAAATTCAGATGAGGTGCTTGATCCGGATCCGATATCGTATTGTATACCGGAACATTATGGCGGGATAAATGCATCGAATATCGAG GCACAATCAAGTCCATCTTCAGCCAAAGCCAAAACTAGGGCTAAAAGCACGCTAGTTGGGGAAGAGATTGTATCTTTTGTACTACCCCTGGATTGTCAAATTGGGACAGACTCGAGCAAG AATATCCAACATCAATCTTCATGTGAAGAGAGGCTTCAAGAGTGGCATATTGAATGTAGATGA